The genomic window ATCGTCCTCGGGGAAATGACAGATgcggaggggctggattagagagcagagtagctcttctctgtCCTGTAATAAAtagctattttatttaaaaagtatttattaatcgcctaactgATAAATCTTTCTAAGTGATGTACAGCATATTATAAGCAATCTTAACAATATTCCTTAACAACTAATGAGATAAAAGAGATAGGTAATTCTACAGATCCTGATTTTATTAGCAAAGCCATGAATTAAGGCTTGTATTGAGAGAGGCTACCAGAGAATCTCTTAGAGGCTGATTTCCAGCCTCCTTTTGATGCTTACAAGGCCCATCTATGAAAATCCATGGCAGCTGGTGTTGGTTGCAGTCACACGGAATATGGGTTAAAAGCCATGAAAAACAGGTGCAGGTATTTCAACATGAAATCtccatgtttgcttttttttttggccctgtCCCAGCCCTGTCCCCAGCACcacttctcccccaccccctgcagagTGCCTGGGACAATTTTGAAACAGGCCTTCTGCATGGGTAAACACCCATTTACCAGCAGAGAATCCctgtgaaaattgccctcttataCTCTTTAATTTGTTAAGGAATTTTGTTTACATATCCCATTTACAAGGGACTTTTCAGAATGTGTTGCTCTGAGTTTAAACATAGATAATAAAAAAGGAGACAACAAGAGTCCTTTTAAGCATTTATATTATGTATTTTCTAGAGGAGTAATTGATATAGAGAATGTTCTACCAAAAAATATGTACATCAGAATTTAAACTTCAATTTAAAAATCAATGcttagaaaatttaaaattctgactacgttatatatattgttttttttgctgttataaaattattttcttatttgATTTAGAACTTCAAGGCAGCATGCTGATGCAATTTTCACTGAGAATTACAGCAGAGTCTTGAAACAGATTGCTGCAAGAAATTATTTACAGTCCATTTTTGGAAAACCTGGGTAAAAAGGGTACTTATATTTTGGGTAAACAGTACATctagcttaggcctggatttatcaaaatgcactaaatatagcatgtgatagaaaaaggggtgtgttttatggtaataggcagtttattgcaatatgTGCTAATATTTATGTGAAgtgctaaatcttttttgagagagagagagtaaccaTAATGTCATCACACTAGATaggcatttatatctctatgagaggcccacctagtaactcgaggtgaggttcaggtattagtgtagggggttaggggccactttgacattcaaagtaagacgtatgaacagaacagtgctctcttgtgaagatttgatgacttttggagtgaggatcactcaaagatgagattggtgcaatgttctctcaacctagcttgatgggctctctacctgggtaacatcagctaggttgagagaacattgcaccaatctcatctttgagtgagtttcctcactccaaaggtcatcaaatcttcacaagagagacTGTACATTATGGTGCTTAATACTGTGAAATATATTTGGTCTAAGAATCAGGAGATTAGTTTGCACATCATGGAAAATTCAGTCTTGTTGGAGCTTTTCAAGGACCAGACATGGGAACCTCTGATATAGTCTTTGTTGATGTTTTTCCTATTCTCTTTCTATCTGTTTCTGTGTGTGAAGAGTTAGGTAGTCATGGTATTAGATTTTCTACCCTTTTGATTGCCATCCAGTCTATGAATATTTAAACATCTGTTTTATTGAATAGTCAACTAATTTTCCGGATACCACATTCACATTAATGGCAAATAATACATGCTTTTAGAGTCTTAATATTTTACTTTTACTCATTTAGAATTAAGACTAGATTTTATGATTTCTATGTTAACCATTGAGGTAAAGAGGAAAACATGCATTTCAAATTTACACCTGATGTGAAGGGTTtcattttgattgttttttttctaataatatTTCACAAGAAACCAGTATTTCCTACTATGATAACATTGACTTCTAAAATAGAGAGACTCCATGACATTTAAGCTGTGATTCTTTTCTTTTGTAGCTGTTCATTAAAATCTCTAGTCTATTTAGCAAAATTCAGAACTGTGCTAAAAGTTGTACACAGGACAATATCTCCATATGTTACAGCTGAATATCTCTCATAGTACTCTGATTATTGCTGCAGACTGGGCACCTTCAGATCTGCTATTTACTGGATTGAGTAATTTTATTGTTAGAGGAAAAGGTACATTTACCAAACTAGGTGCATGGTTGCCTTAGTGCCAGTCAACAACATGGCAAGTTGTTAAATCTGTGGTATCTGGAAATAAGGTCTTGATTTAtgaaagagttttaaaaaaaagaaagatattcaTTATGGACTAAGAAAGATATTCAGAACCTGTAGGAGGATCCACCATAGATGCTTCACTTATGTAtctatgtagctggataactataaAACCAAACGGGgatgtttgaatataaccagttagggTTTTTAGTTATCTGGTCTCGGGTGACTGGATAACGTCCTACTTATGACGGTATCTTcgaaagatatctggttaagtagcactcTCAACAGAAAAGAGGGTAGAGAGTGCACATCCTGATAGGCCCTATCTTAAAATCTTGAGCAAGGCTGAAAATCATactttttcttctgctttgttttttgggttttttttaaagatatccagttaagtaggaAGTTGTCCAGCCAAAGAAACTCAAATAGCTTTAGACCTGCTTTGAAGCATGtttaaagttatcaggctaacttagggggttatttttaaaagcattagggcctttttgcatgcgatataatgcaaattagggggaggggaggagtcggggcggggagggggaagagtcGGCTGCGGCACTGCTGCCttcgataatgtgaggaacattatcgccggcagtagcgtggCGAATAGCTGCACCTTTTACGATGTCACTATTcgctgcgaaaggctgcagctggcccCACCGCGGCCGGCAAAGTCGCACTGGCGCGGTGCGAATGGCTGTGGCCTTTCGCAGGCTCGCTCCCCCTTttgcccctgccccctttttcgcgggattcatcattccgcgaagaatgatgaatcctgcccttagCCAGCTCTAATaaaaaatcagctaagttagctggataacttaactcctccctgaaatgcccctggtACGTTTcatttttatccagctagattttaaccagataatgacttattcagctaaaatctagctggataaggaGCTGAATATACAAAAAACTTTCcctttagacagataacttgtgttatctatctaaatggacttgtgttatctatctaaatggacttgtgttatctatctaaatggcttagaATGTTAAAATAAGCAAACATACCTGAGATAAGAATATAGAAACTGGTAACCTGCCAATTTTAATacagttaaaaaaattaatttctctAGGCATAGAATATGTGCATTTCTGTTCTACAGATAAGCCATTAACCTTTTTTACTTGAATTGATGTGTGCACTGTGTCTCATCTTTTTTTATGCAAATATAGCAGCAAGCCAGTCAAACGCCACTCTGATGCTGTCTTCACTGACAACTATAGCCGTCTTCGGAAGCAATTGGCTGTGAAAAACTATTTAAATTCAgttctcaatggaaaaagaaggtactggaaaaaagaaaacagaagcatTAAATCAAATATTTGCAGGACAGCAGATACCACCAAAAACCAAGTGATCTGTTCTTAAATACAGCAAAACACATGAGAATTATTCTGTAGCTGCCTTAATATGTAGCACTCACTCCCCTCACATAACAACGATTAAACATTAGGAAAGTAATTGTCAAAGTGACGTCTGTGGGTAAAACAGGGCTTTACACATagaaatgggcttttacaaaattgtctACCCGATATGCGGgtaaatgcatgcatgcatgttatgatCTCACGTACGTTTATCCCTGCACTGAGTGGAGGTATTCTGGGGGCGGAGTTGAGGAAGAGTTAGACTTATGTAGATACTTCtagattttgaaaagtatgcctGTAAATGTTCATGGATGATTTAGCAAACATTTCTTGTGTTGGTTAAAtttggtaggataattttcaaagcaggctaatgcgcataagttcacttttgaaaattagtgtaacatgtgtgcatgtttgctgacttttttttaatgcacaattttataaaaataccCCTCAAGAGGACATTTCAGTCATTTATTTTGGGTGAGTTGTGTGTCTAAAAATTGCCCTCGCTCTGTCTTTGTTGTaggcaaatgtatctcatgcttCAAGGACTGGAGCTGAACACTGCTTTTTTAGCTGGATTGAGGGGTGGTATTTCCAGGGTCCTATTTAGTGTGGGCTTGGAAAACAATGCATctagattggattttcaaatctatgcacacTGTTTTCTAGCAAAAATCTGCCCACAGGAAAAATAAGTGCAAAATCCATGGTTCCTTTATACctatgggcagttttcaaagagaatgcACATTcatattttccctttaaaaactaaGCAACCAAACGAGAGAGGAAATATAATTggtcccttatgaagaaaggctacacaggataggactcttcagcttggggaagagatgaataagaggggatatgataggagtttataaaatcatgagtgaagtgGAATAGGCAAtgttaccctttcaaatagtacaggggctaggggacgctccatgaagCTAAGCagagaagtatttttttcatccaacacacaatcaagttgtgcaatttgttttaaaatgggtttggaaaagttcctggaggaaaagtccataaacttctgTTAGCCAGCTAGACTTGGGAAAGCTATGCATTTCCATGAGAGTGAGCAACAATAAATGGATCTACtgtgtacttgtgacctggaccaGCCACTGtcagaagcaggatgctgggctccatggaccttagGTCTAACCCAGCCTGGCACATCTTTTGTTTCTATGtgatttgtgggtttttttttttgactgcatgaaaacacattttttctgtTCTCCAACAGCCAGGAAGACATCAACCCTGCAAATCTACGACAAGAACCAAATCTTATTGAGCCTCCCTTCTCAGAAAACTTTGATGATGTCATGGTGGATGAGCTACTGAGCCATCTTCCACTGGTAAGTTCTCTTTTTATACTGGcaacaaatataaatattaatgGTGCAGGTAAGATTTCCTCTGCACTCCCCTCCCAAGCCTGAATAAATGGACAAACACACATGAGATGGATTTAACAAAGGCTGCAGCTTATTAACATAATCAACAACCGAGCCCTTAGCAATGATTCAATGTATGCCCTGTCTCCACCGTACTGATATCAAGACCATTACATCCATGGCCCAGTAGTAACTTCTCTCACTCCAAGAATACATAGTCCCACGAATCCTGCAGACCCTGCCACTTGCCAATGCCGGTCTTCCATATCCCAACAGTAGAGGACCTCGAGCAGCCTGGTCAGTGCACTCACCATCATAAAGCTGCCTGTGTAGCTGCTCCCCACCATAGCTGCACTTCTTCACAATGATAACTGCGAAGAAGTTCAAAGACATACAATAACCATGGCTTGGGTAATCTGCCACAAATGAGGGTTATCTTCAGATAAGATCTTGTCCTCCATAGTGCGGCTACATAGGTATGGTCAAATAGCCACTTGAAAGCTTCCTAAAAGGGATTATTGAAAAGATCATTGCCAACATTGGCCAAGTGAACACCATCCAATCTGTACAACCCAGGGCAGTAATCGCAGGCTCACACATGCCGAACCCAGAATCCACCCTGTGATACAACCCAACTACCTATTTGTTTGTTGACCTTCAGGACTCCATGCTTCCACAGCGAGTGATTGCCCAATTTAAACTTAAACACCATGTCAGACTACCCAACTCTCGTGTGTGGCATCATATTCATCAACAGGCACAAATCCTTCTTTGCAGCTGCAATGAAATTGTGACAACACTAGGCCCCTAAATCATTGTCCCCAGGGCCCCTAAATCATTGTCCAAGGCTTCAGGTGGTCTCTGCATCCTCAACATTTCCAACATGATCAGTAGCAATTGCACCAGTCTCGTTCCACAAGTCCTGAACCATGGAAGCCATTTCCCATTCACAGCCATGCCCAAATATGCACCATAAGGATGAGTGAGGGCCCTTTAATGAGCACAGCAGACAAAAGAGTAGCCCCAACATAGTCTCACCCCTTGTCTACCAAGCCAATGTGCAACcctgaaaaagaacaaaaacaatgCATCTAATGCCGGCACAGTCCCTAATTTGGGATAAATATAAACTGCAAATGCCCCTAATGGCTATTGGCCAATACACTGAATTTCATCAGCTGGCAAACCTGCCACTCTGCCACACTGATGCGGAAAGTAGGCAGGTCATAAAACTGAGGATCCCAGCCTAAACGTTCAATAGCATGAAGAAGCACTCTGGAGGCAAGAAAAGCTCTGATCATCTCCCATACCTCACTGATCCAAAATGTCACAGATAGGCcaaaactgccactccatgctcaTCTGCCTGTGGTGCAGTTGCCATAATAGGTCCCACTTACAACAAGAAGGAGTGACGGCTCTTGCATTTTCAACACGAGAAACATGTTTCATCCAAACAGagatcatacctgggaacctttgatttctagtcaccctgaaatAGTGTTGTGTTAGTGGGAAGCGGAGGAACAGACTCTTTCACACATTCTAACACTCACATATTCATACGCATACAAACTTctcccacacaaactctctctcacatgttcattctcacccacaccttCTCATTTACATACTCCTCTTTCTCCCACATACCCCacatatgtacatacatacacacccactcacttttttccttcttccacacacacatgccagtTCTCTCACATATGATTCACTCTCACACATGTCCAAGctcactcactcttctccctctctcatacgcacactcacacacatgctcacttattctctcccccaccccagacaccagtcagcttcctcctccatcttctttggtctgggggagggggacagcAGCAACTTTCTTCTTTAGACCTGCATGTCTAACTGAAGCCCTTCTTCTTTTTATGGCTGCATAGGCTAATAGGCAACCACCTTCTTTTTCATTGTGCGTCTATATATGCTTCCTCGTTCCCATTGTGCAGCTGATTCTTCAATAGACAAGAAAGTAACCAGCCTGTCATGTAGCCAGACATTTCTCATCCTTCTGGTCATGCTGCTAACCCTTTGCTTCCTTCATGCCTGCATGGCCCAGGCAACTTCTTCTAGGACTGCCTATATAGTTTTCCCGGAGTTTTCAGATATTGACCCAGAGACCTGGCAATTTCTTTAGAATTCCAGCATTTccaggtcaaatccagagagtttcTAGGTATGGCAGTGATGTTCCATTTTAGGTATAAAAATATGAATCCCTCAGCAGAGCTGACATCCAGTCACACTTGGTGGATTGCCAGTTAAAAACCATAAAAGCATCTTGATTATCACACCAGAACAAAACTTGGGCCCAAATTGCTAAAGGTATCACCAAGGGGAAAAATTCCAAAAAGGTGATGTTGCTTGTTAAACTGCTCTAAGAGCAAGGTGCTGACCAGTGTACAGTGCACCAGTCTCCCTGCAGTAAACTCTGAATCCTTCTGCACCTGCCCCATAAGAATACAGTTGAAGGTCTCTTTTAGATACCTGCTCATTCTGAATGACCAAAACACTGTTAAAGGATTCCAGTGTCCTCTCCCAAATTCCCAGCTCCTCTGTAATCCTGGCCATTACTCGAATGAAATGATGTTCATGACACCCACTTGCTGTCACAGCTGAAATCCTCCTAATGAATGCCCTCTGCATCAGAATAACTCTACAAGCAAAATTCAGAGATCTGATAAGGGACTGCATCTGCTTCAGTATGACTTTTTGGATGCCCCAACCAACTGAACCATCTTCCTAAGCTTCTGAACCTTGTCCTTGGGTAAGCGAGATGCCATGTCCACTTGAATCTAGCTCGATCTTGAGGAATGTAAGCCTAGACTCTAGTCCCTCAGTTGTCTTCATGTGCAATGGGAATCCCAAATTCCCTGCCACCTCAAAGAATCCTCTTAACAAATCAGAACATAAATTCACTTGGAAAGAACCAACAAAATGAAAGTCATCGAAATAATGGACATTGATATCAAGGCCAACCGTCTGTACCTTGATCCTGTACATCTTGAAAAAAGAACAGGAAATGGCACATCCCATGGTAAGGTATCAGTCTACATAATTCTGGCCTTCAAACATGAAAACTAGCAAAAAGAAAGCACTCCCGATGTATAGGCAGAAGGCAAAAAACTGATTCAATGTCCAACTTTGTCAAAAATACACCCCAACTAGAGGAGCATGTTTCTGGAGCATGATGCTATGGCATTGTCGATGCTATGGCATTGTCGAAAGACACATAATGCATTGAATACAGCTCTCTAAGAGCAACGTCATTAACTGAGGAGCCTGGAGGGGTGGGTATACAAATTCAAAATTGGCCAATATTTACCTACCTCCTTTTTAGGAGCCACTGCCAAAGTGTTAAAATGCATTGATTCAAAAGCTGAGATTGAAATGGACCTACTATCTTGCCCAAACTCCTCTTACCCTCAACTTATCTCTCACCAGTGCTAAGAACCTAATCATAGACCTTGAATTATTTCTACTCCCCCTGAATCCTGGGCCTGTCTATGGTATCCaaaaacctgtccaaacctttttcctCAAGATGGCAGCAACCTTTTTGTACAACACATGCAGTGACCACTTTCCTGCACTTTGGTTTGAGCTCCGTTTCCCTAATCCCTCTGTTTCTTGGTGGGAATGAAAGGAACTACCGGACTGCCCCTGTTTCGAGCCTCCCAAATCATGAGCCTTATTAGTCATCTTTGGTAACCACAGGTTGATGTTCTGAGCTCCCCACACTTTTGTTACAGTTCAACCATGCCCAGTTTTCATAATCCTTATATGCAACTAGAATATTGACCAAGTAAGAGAATAAGGACCCATATTGGTCAAAAAACCCAATCATGAGAAGCACTGCACTCAGTTAAATATATTTCTAGGGACTTTTCTCTGgtcttcctatttatttattttacacttttcaggtacttcaaagcagattacactcaGGAACTATAAGCATTTCCCTATCTCccaaggcttacaatttaagtttgtactggcggcagtggagggtaaagtgacatgactgggatttgaaccatggtttccctggtttgtagccttcTGCTGTagtcactaggctactccttcttGTCCCTCTTCTTCTTTTTGCTGCCCTTCTTCCTGTCACCCCTGTCTTATCCTTGAGCAGCTCAAATATGTCAATTTAAGATCTCCTCTTGATCTTCTTCCTCAGTCTCCTAGGTAACCCTTTCCACAACTCAGTCAAAGCAACTAGGGCTCGGTGACCCATGTCATGCTTAGGCCCACTCTCATCTTCTCTGCATCTTGCCCTGTGGGCAGAGGCatcaaaaacagagaaagaactaaaaaaatgaggaggtggaggaagatgAATGTCACCTCCTTGACTGCCTTCCTCTAACCTCATCAGGATGCACTGTCTCCTGCAAACCAGTATGAGATGATTTTGCACTTACAGCACCAGTCCAACTCCATAAAATGTTGCGTCCTTTCAAGAGACTCTGGGCTTCCTCCATGCTTCCTGATTGGACATTTCAGATTGTTCAACTTGATAAAGAAAGTGTAAGGCATTGACCCATCGTGCTCCAGAAACATGCTCCACCCCCAGACATAATTTATGCTGAAGCACCAGGACTTCCATGCTGGCCTGATAGACCACCCTATTGATACCCAAAGCTTTTACTCACCCAACACTCTCCAAGTATCCCTCTGCCACTTCAGGCCACCGTGTGGGCCTGATAGACCACCCTATCAATACCTGAAGCTGATACCCACTAATGGCCCTCCCAAGCACCTCCTTGCCACTTGAGGCCACCATCTCATGCTGTCCCACCCATAAGCACTTCTCCTGCCCCATTTCAGATAGTCTAGGCCCCCCTGAAACCTCTTCTGCATGGACTGGAACACCAATAACCTGAGGGGCCCCACTCACTGCCAAAGAAGTCAGCTGGGAAGCCATCAACAGAACCAGTGTGGTGATCAGACCTCTATACCACTGCAGTCTCCTGTGCACCATGCTGTGCCTCAGTGGGAAGGTCCATAGACACCGCATCTGACTGTGCAGCCATGAGGACATCTTCAGAGGCCAATTTGGCAACATAACTCCTTCTAGCGGTACTTGACTTGGACTGGCATTTGTCCCTATAGCTGGAATGTCCTCTGGGTGTAACACATTTCTTCCCTTTCAGGCCCTTAGAGGTGGCCCTTCCCTTTCCTGTGGGCACCATTACAGACCCCATTGGGCACCAGAATATGATCCATGGTGCCCAACGGGAGTTGCACCAGCAGACCTcttgcgccaacccctgattgtAACCAGAAGTGAACTGAAAGCCAAAGCTGAAGGAAGAGCTGAAGAATCAGGGAACCCAGAGCCTGAAGGGATGGGCTGAGGTAGATTGTACAAGACATACCCAAAGGCATCACCATGCACATCCATGGTGCCCGAGCATGCACCAGAAACAAAAGCCCTACTGttctctgtgttcctgctcctaaTGATATAACCCGAAGGAGTGGACCTGGAGATGGGATCAGTCTGTGTCTGTGCCGTCTCCATCACCGAAGGTAATCTTGATCCCAGCGAGTCAAatgttggccccccccccccccccccccc from Rhinatrema bivittatum chromosome 3, aRhiBiv1.1, whole genome shotgun sequence includes these protein-coding regions:
- the VIP gene encoding VIP peptides isoform X1; its protein translation is MLIRAMDHRNRFQLPVAFTLLSLLCFGAHASASSGAYSAVRLGNRMSFDGPSEPDQIAGSLKADTDILQNALPENDKLYFDVNNELSRTSRQHADAIFTENYSRVLKQIAARNYLQSIFGKPGSKPVKRHSDAVFTDNYSRLRKQLAVKNYLNSVLNGKRSQEDINPANLRQEPNLIEPPFSENFDDVMVDELLSHLPLSI
- the VIP gene encoding VIP peptides isoform X3; translated protein: MDHRNRFQLPVAFTLLSLLCFGAHASASSGAYSAVRLGNRMSFDGPSEPDQIAGSLKADTDILQNALPENDKLYFDVNNELSRTSRQHADAIFTENYSRVLKQIAARNYLQSIFGKPGSKPVKRHSDAVFTDNYSRLRKQLAVKNYLNSVLNGKRSQEDINPANLRQEPNLIEPPFSENFDDVMVDELLSHLPLSI
- the VIP gene encoding VIP peptides isoform X2; the encoded protein is MLIRAMDHRNRFQLPVAFTLLSLLCFGAHASASSGAYSAVRLGNRMSFDGPSEPDQIAGSLKADTDILQNALPENDKLYFDVNNELSRTSRQHADAIFTENYSRVLKQIAARNYLQSIFGKPGKPVKRHSDAVFTDNYSRLRKQLAVKNYLNSVLNGKRSQEDINPANLRQEPNLIEPPFSENFDDVMVDELLSHLPLSI